A stretch of the Bordetella genomosp. 8 genome encodes the following:
- a CDS encoding LysR family transcriptional regulator translates to MFSAERLKGIGAFVASVEAGSFTAAAERLSLTNSAVSKSVARLEARLAVRLFDRTTRKLALTDAGAAFYQTCVRVLADLAEAESVLAAERTEPVGRLRLDTPAAFGRMRVWPLLLAFIGRHPHLHPHVSFTDRFVDLIEEGIDLAVRIGGPERWPPALGHRYLGRERLIFCAGPSYLAQHGTPASSDELAGHAAVLYGRADGSTSPWLIAHAGGTVERRTMQGHIVVGSGEAQVSAVQAGCGIAQLATWLVEEKLASGELVAILPELTTDGLPLNLVWPVGRQLQPKVASVVTWLADGLRVN, encoded by the coding sequence ATGTTTTCTGCCGAGCGCCTGAAGGGTATCGGAGCCTTCGTGGCCAGCGTCGAGGCAGGCAGCTTCACCGCAGCCGCCGAACGCCTCAGCCTGACCAATTCCGCCGTCAGCAAGAGCGTGGCACGTCTCGAAGCGCGCCTGGCTGTGCGCCTGTTTGACCGCACCACCCGCAAGCTGGCCCTGACCGATGCCGGAGCCGCCTTCTATCAGACCTGCGTGCGCGTGCTGGCCGATCTGGCGGAAGCCGAGTCGGTGCTGGCGGCGGAGCGCACCGAACCCGTGGGCCGACTGCGCCTGGATACGCCTGCCGCCTTCGGAAGAATGCGGGTCTGGCCGCTGCTCCTGGCGTTCATCGGACGTCATCCACATCTGCACCCCCACGTGTCCTTCACCGACCGTTTTGTGGATCTGATCGAGGAAGGCATCGATCTGGCCGTGCGTATCGGCGGCCCGGAACGCTGGCCGCCCGCGCTGGGTCATCGCTATCTGGGCCGGGAGCGACTGATCTTTTGTGCCGGCCCGTCGTACCTGGCACAGCACGGCACGCCGGCTTCGTCCGATGAGCTGGCCGGTCATGCCGCGGTGCTTTATGGCCGCGCCGATGGCAGCACCAGCCCTTGGCTCATCGCCCATGCCGGCGGCACCGTAGAACGCCGGACGATGCAGGGACACATTGTGGTGGGCAGCGGCGAAGCCCAGGTGTCCGCGGTGCAGGCCGGCTGCGGCATCGCGCAGCTGGCGACATGGCTGGTCGAGGAAAAGCTCGCAAGCGGCGAACTGGTCGCCATCCTGCCGGAGCTGACCACCGACGGCCTGCCATTGAACCTGGTGTGGCCGGTCGGCCGCCAATTGCAGCCCAAGGTGGCCAGCGTCGTGACGTGGTTGGCCGATGGCTTGCGTGTCAACTAG
- a CDS encoding SDR family NAD(P)-dependent oxidoreductase: MTDIPYRNALIIGAGSGISASLTRLLTTAGLPVVVAARNVDKLGPLLESTGATALAVDAADPRQVEQLFAEAEQRIGAPEIVVYNASGRVRGPIADLDPGEVERAVAVTAMGAFYTVREAARRMTPAGKGAILLTGATAGVKGFALSAPFAMGKFALRGLAQSAARELMPKGIHVAHFVIDGSVRSSERVDAADSTLDPDAIAQSYVDLLRQHRSAWSWEIEVRPWVERF; encoded by the coding sequence ATGACGGATATCCCCTATCGCAACGCACTCATCATCGGCGCCGGCTCAGGTATCAGCGCCTCGCTGACGCGACTCCTGACGACCGCGGGCCTTCCCGTCGTCGTGGCAGCGCGGAATGTGGACAAGCTCGGCCCGCTGCTGGAAAGCACCGGGGCCACCGCCCTGGCCGTCGATGCGGCGGATCCGCGCCAGGTCGAGCAACTGTTTGCCGAAGCGGAACAGCGTATCGGCGCGCCTGAGATCGTGGTCTACAACGCGAGCGGCCGGGTGCGCGGCCCGATCGCCGATCTGGACCCCGGCGAAGTCGAGCGGGCCGTCGCGGTGACGGCAATGGGCGCGTTCTACACCGTGCGGGAAGCCGCGCGGCGCATGACGCCCGCCGGCAAGGGTGCGATCCTGCTGACCGGCGCTACCGCGGGCGTAAAAGGCTTCGCCCTGTCAGCCCCCTTTGCGATGGGCAAATTCGCACTGCGGGGACTCGCGCAGAGCGCCGCACGGGAGTTGATGCCCAAAGGCATCCACGTCGCCCACTTCGTCATCGATGGCTCCGTTCGTTCAAGCGAACGTGTGGACGCTGCCGACTCGACGCTCGATCCGGACGCGATCGCTCAATCCTACGTCGACCTGCTTCGCCAGCACCGTAGCGCCTGGTCCTGGGAAATCGAGGTCCGGCCGTGGGTCGAACGCTTTTGA
- a CDS encoding TetR/AcrR family transcriptional regulator — MTSRTADDQPARRGLREQKQRETRLRIAETGLKLFLAHGYEGTTLDAVAEAAGISRRTFFSYFRSKEDILLAWQEGAWDAMRADLLKVSPDEAPLDAVRKTLIDHVSRYDSEKMRAIDRVMRASETLKARKQAEYAAQEDGLHATLCEVWRQPQRRQALRIVAMVSIGAMRLAIEAWGNQSGERPITAFLEETFAALKVAVE; from the coding sequence GTGACATCGAGAACCGCTGACGATCAACCCGCGCGTCGAGGGCTACGCGAACAGAAACAACGCGAGACGCGCCTGCGCATTGCGGAAACGGGCCTGAAGCTCTTTCTGGCCCATGGCTACGAAGGGACAACGCTCGACGCGGTTGCCGAGGCGGCCGGCATCTCTCGGCGTACGTTCTTCTCATACTTCAGGTCGAAGGAAGACATTCTGCTCGCTTGGCAGGAAGGCGCATGGGACGCGATGCGAGCAGATCTATTGAAAGTCTCTCCCGACGAGGCGCCGCTCGATGCCGTGCGCAAAACGCTGATCGATCACGTTTCGCGCTACGACTCGGAGAAAATGCGCGCGATCGACCGCGTGATGCGCGCGAGCGAAACGCTCAAGGCCCGCAAACAGGCGGAATATGCGGCACAGGAGGACGGGCTGCACGCAACGCTGTGCGAAGTCTGGCGCCAGCCACAACGACGGCAGGCGCTGCGTATCGTCGCGATGGTCTCCATCGGCGCGATGCGCCTGGCCATCGAGGCCTGGGGAAACCAGAGCGGCGAGCGGCCGATCACCGCGTTCCTCGAGGAAACCTTCGCGGCGCTGAAGGTTGCGGTCGAATGA
- a CDS encoding SDR family oxidoreductase — MTHWTAADIPSQRGRTAIITGTGGLGLEDAFALARAGANVIIAGRNPAKGRAAVEHVRRNAPEATVFFEELDLARLGSMDAFGSRLRARLDSVDILINNAGVMTPPQRKTTDDGFELQFGINYLGHFALTAHLLPLLRNSTSPRVVTLSSIAARDGEIHFDDLQAERTYKPMQAYAQSKLACLMFGLELQRRSDATGWGIASIPAHPGISRTDLLPNGTGPNSAVALVRKYLWFLFQPAALGALPTLYAATSPAAQGGVYYGPARLAETRGFPAKAKIPRQALDMENAARLWVLSEKLTGVAFG, encoded by the coding sequence ATGACCCACTGGACTGCAGCGGACATACCATCACAACGTGGCCGTACGGCCATTATTACCGGTACCGGCGGCCTCGGCCTCGAAGATGCCTTCGCGCTGGCCCGTGCCGGCGCGAACGTCATCATCGCGGGACGCAATCCGGCCAAGGGCCGCGCGGCCGTTGAACACGTGCGCCGAAATGCGCCCGAGGCAACCGTGTTTTTCGAGGAACTCGACCTCGCTCGCCTGGGTTCGATGGACGCATTTGGTTCAAGACTGCGTGCCAGGCTCGATAGCGTGGATATCCTCATCAACAACGCCGGCGTGATGACACCGCCGCAGCGCAAGACCACGGACGACGGCTTCGAGCTGCAGTTCGGCATCAACTACCTGGGGCACTTTGCACTCACGGCACACCTGCTGCCGCTTTTGCGCAATAGCACAAGTCCCCGCGTCGTGACGCTTTCGAGCATTGCCGCCCGCGACGGCGAGATCCATTTCGACGATCTGCAAGCCGAACGGACGTACAAGCCGATGCAGGCCTACGCGCAATCCAAGCTCGCCTGCCTTATGTTCGGCCTCGAACTCCAGCGGCGCAGCGATGCGACGGGCTGGGGCATTGCGAGCATCCCGGCCCACCCAGGCATTTCCCGCACCGATCTGCTGCCTAACGGGACCGGCCCGAACAGCGCTGTCGCCTTGGTGCGCAAATATCTCTGGTTCCTGTTCCAGCCCGCGGCCCTGGGGGCATTGCCAACGCTTTACGCGGCGACGTCACCGGCGGCGCAAGGCGGCGTGTATTACGGGCCCGCAAGATTGGCCGAAACACGCGGATTCCCGGCCAAGGCGAAGATTCCGCGGCAAGCGCTGGACATGGAGAACGCGGCACGATTGTGGGTGCTTTCCGAAAAGCTGACCGGCGTCGCATTTGGATGA
- a CDS encoding methyl-accepting chemotaxis protein, translating to MQKRRLSFGLLLGTGFAVVVLLGCGASILARHYLSAIKDDVNLLANVPIDNLIYVQQIKDGIGVRSQIVRDLLLASDPDTLAKMEGRQADLARQAAAAAAQLADRALDTQAAELVRRLDSARPVYDDLLAKAMVHAGKRDIPVATEVLLKEMPAAQANYLNVLNEMAAYQQDQALAVSGDAETVVSLAVRIMTSLAIFAAVFGAAVAIAIIRKVLRQLGGEPAYAAAVARQLAEGDLSLAIRLRKGDESSLLAHIESMRHKLADIVDQVRRGSESISAGTGQLAAGNADLSQRTEEQAANLQETASAMEQMASTVRQNADTVLMTSSLAAQASEAAGKGGEAVMEVVQTMDEISASSRKIGDIIGIIDSIAFQTNILALNAAVEAARAGEQGRGFAVVASEVRTLAQRSAQAAREIAGLVTESVDKVRNGGETVGRAGSIISDVVQQVRHVASLVGEIGTATREQEQGISQVGIAVTQLDHVTQSNAALVEQSAAAADSLNAQAAQLVTLVGAFRLQAHERYA from the coding sequence ATGCAAAAGAGAAGACTGTCTTTCGGACTTCTGCTGGGTACGGGTTTCGCGGTGGTCGTCCTATTGGGATGCGGAGCGTCCATCCTGGCCAGGCATTACCTGAGCGCGATCAAGGACGACGTGAACCTCCTGGCCAATGTGCCGATCGACAACCTGATCTATGTGCAGCAGATCAAGGATGGGATCGGCGTTCGTTCGCAGATCGTGCGCGACCTGCTCCTGGCGAGCGATCCCGACACCTTGGCCAAGATGGAAGGCCGCCAAGCCGACCTGGCTCGCCAGGCCGCAGCCGCCGCCGCGCAATTGGCGGACCGGGCGCTCGATACGCAAGCAGCGGAACTGGTGCGGCGGCTGGATTCCGCCCGGCCCGTCTATGACGACTTGCTGGCGAAGGCCATGGTCCATGCGGGCAAGCGCGACATCCCCGTCGCCACCGAGGTGCTCCTGAAGGAAATGCCCGCCGCCCAGGCGAACTACCTGAACGTCCTGAACGAAATGGCGGCGTACCAGCAGGATCAGGCATTGGCCGTGTCGGGTGACGCGGAAACGGTCGTCAGCCTGGCTGTGCGCATCATGACCAGTCTCGCGATATTCGCCGCCGTCTTCGGCGCCGCGGTCGCGATCGCCATTATCCGCAAGGTCCTGCGCCAACTGGGCGGCGAACCGGCCTACGCTGCCGCGGTGGCGCGGCAGCTCGCCGAAGGTGATCTTTCACTCGCCATACGTTTGCGCAAGGGTGACGAGTCGAGCCTGCTCGCGCACATCGAATCGATGCGGCACAAGCTGGCTGATATCGTCGATCAAGTCAGGCGCGGCAGCGAGTCGATCTCCGCCGGCACCGGCCAGCTCGCGGCGGGCAATGCCGATCTCAGCCAGCGGACGGAAGAACAAGCGGCGAACCTGCAAGAGACGGCTTCCGCGATGGAGCAGATGGCATCGACGGTTCGCCAGAACGCCGATACGGTTCTCATGACGTCTTCCCTGGCGGCACAGGCAAGCGAGGCGGCCGGCAAAGGCGGAGAGGCAGTGATGGAAGTGGTGCAGACCATGGACGAAATCTCGGCGAGCTCGCGCAAGATCGGCGACATCATCGGCATCATCGATTCCATCGCGTTCCAGACCAATATCCTTGCATTGAACGCCGCCGTGGAAGCGGCTCGCGCCGGCGAGCAAGGTCGGGGCTTCGCCGTGGTGGCCAGCGAAGTGCGCACGCTGGCGCAGCGCTCCGCCCAGGCAGCGCGCGAAATCGCCGGCCTGGTGACGGAAAGCGTGGACAAGGTGCGCAACGGGGGCGAAACCGTCGGCCGTGCGGGATCGATCATCAGCGACGTGGTACAGCAGGTGCGCCATGTGGCCAGCCTGGTCGGAGAAATCGGTACCGCCACGCGCGAACAGGAGCAAGGCATTTCGCAAGTCGGCATCGCGGTCACGCAACTGGATCATGTCACCCAGAGCAACGCCGCGCTCGTCGAACAGTCCGCCGCCGCGGCCGATAGCCTGAACGCCCAGGCCGCCCAACTCGTCACCCTGGTCGGCGCCTTCCGGCTTCAAGCCCATGAGCGGTACGCGTGA